The Stigmatella erecta genome window below encodes:
- a CDS encoding SDR family oxidoreductase: MRTCFVTGGTGFVGRNLIEELVSDGWHVVALHRSTASTKSLSALGVEFRPGDVTDRESVLAALPSGVDAVFHVAASTSLWAGSHSAQYRTNVEGTRIVLEAALARKARRFIHTSSGAAWGLVDETITESTPSRAPDCPIHYCRTKWLAEQEVRKALAAGLDAVILNPSNVIGRYDYQGWSRMIRLIATGKLPGVPPGKGSFCGVRQVARAHITAVERGRTGENYLLAGTDASLLEMVSLIGKLLDKPVPRKPTPAWLLHLVGRTSDLVSRVTGQEPPMTADAATLVCASTLCSSEKAQRELSYQAISLQAMLEDCTRWLRDENLLFARLR, encoded by the coding sequence ATGCGAACCTGCTTTGTCACGGGCGGCACCGGCTTCGTCGGGCGCAATCTGATCGAGGAGCTCGTCTCGGACGGCTGGCACGTCGTGGCGCTCCACCGCTCCACCGCCAGCACCAAATCGCTCAGCGCCCTGGGGGTCGAGTTCCGCCCCGGCGACGTCACCGATCGAGAGTCGGTGCTCGCGGCATTACCCAGCGGCGTCGATGCCGTGTTCCACGTCGCCGCGAGCACCAGCCTGTGGGCAGGCAGCCACAGCGCCCAGTACCGCACCAATGTCGAGGGGACGCGCATCGTCCTCGAGGCGGCCCTGGCGCGAAAAGCGCGCCGCTTCATCCACACCTCGAGCGGAGCGGCCTGGGGGCTGGTCGACGAGACCATCACCGAGAGCACTCCTTCGCGCGCACCGGACTGTCCCATCCACTACTGCCGCACGAAGTGGCTGGCGGAGCAGGAGGTGCGGAAGGCGCTGGCGGCGGGACTGGACGCGGTGATCCTCAATCCCTCGAACGTGATTGGCCGCTATGACTACCAGGGCTGGTCGAGAATGATTCGCCTCATCGCGACCGGGAAGTTGCCCGGGGTTCCTCCCGGCAAAGGTTCGTTCTGTGGGGTGCGCCAGGTGGCCAGGGCGCACATCACGGCCGTGGAGCGGGGCCGCACCGGGGAGAACTACCTGCTCGCCGGGACGGATGCCTCGCTCTTGGAGATGGTCTCCCTCATTGGCAAGCTGCTGGACAAGCCGGTTCCGCGGAAGCCCACCCCCGCCTGGCTGCTTCACCTCGTCGGGCGGACCTCCGACCTTGTCTCCCGGGTCACCGGCCAAGAGCCGCCAATGACGGCGGATGCCGCCACCCTCGTGTGCGCCAGCACGCTCTGCTCCTCGGAAAAGGCGCAGCGAGAGCTCAGCTATCAGGCCATCTCGCTGCAGGCGATGCTGGAGGACTGCACGCGCTGGCTGCGAGACGAGAACTTGCTCTTCGCTCGCCTCCGCTGA
- a CDS encoding LysR family transcriptional regulator yields the protein MDLLALADFNLVARHGGFGRAARAAGRPKATLSRRVAELEATLDLRLFERGARALKLTEEGRALFERTGALLTELDETAAAIASGGARPRGKLRISAPLLFSQTAMGKLAAGFALQYPEVRLEVTTEDRTVDLIEEGYDLVIRVNPDPDERLVGRIFLRDRLVAVASPNLVRPAAPRAVPVVVRGAGDRSATWNVVTPTGRSRIAVEPVLHLSSLVMVRDAVRAGVGAGRLPISLVSHDLAAGTLVHWGDVEGPEITLWTLYPSRRLLSARVSAFLDYLKEAFPEGKPDELAAYIGLASPRC from the coding sequence ATGGACCTGCTTGCTCTCGCTGATTTCAATCTTGTCGCCCGGCACGGGGGGTTTGGACGGGCCGCACGCGCGGCGGGGCGCCCGAAGGCCACCCTGTCCCGCCGGGTGGCGGAACTGGAGGCCACCCTCGACCTGCGTCTGTTCGAGCGCGGCGCGCGCGCGCTGAAGCTCACCGAGGAAGGACGGGCGCTCTTCGAGCGAACGGGGGCCTTGCTGACCGAGCTCGACGAGACCGCGGCAGCGATCGCCTCAGGTGGGGCCAGGCCGCGAGGCAAGTTGAGAATCAGCGCGCCTTTGCTCTTCTCGCAGACCGCCATGGGGAAGCTCGCGGCCGGGTTCGCGCTGCAATATCCGGAGGTCCGGCTTGAAGTCACAACGGAAGATCGGACCGTCGACCTGATCGAGGAAGGTTATGACCTGGTCATTCGCGTCAATCCGGATCCGGATGAGCGCCTTGTCGGACGCATTTTTCTGCGCGACCGGCTGGTAGCTGTCGCGAGCCCGAACCTCGTTCGGCCGGCGGCCCCTCGCGCTGTTCCAGTGGTGGTCCGAGGCGCGGGCGACCGGAGTGCAACCTGGAATGTGGTGACGCCCACCGGAAGATCTCGCATCGCGGTCGAGCCAGTCCTTCACCTTTCGTCGCTCGTCATGGTCCGCGATGCTGTCCGAGCGGGCGTTGGCGCTGGGCGTCTCCCCATTTCACTTGTGAGTCACGATCTGGCCGCTGGAACGCTGGTGCATTGGGGCGATGTCGAGGGGCCGGAAATCACGCTATGGACGCTCTACCCGTCGCGGCGGCTGCTGAGCGCTCGTGTCTCCGCCTTTCTCGACTATTTGAAGGAAGCCTTTCCCGAAGGGAAGCCTGACGAACTGGCGGCCTATATCGGGCTGGCCAGCCCCCGGTGCTAG
- a CDS encoding SDR family oxidoreductase, with product MTILVTGATGTVGRHVVEQLTQRGADVRALVRDPAKAHFPVGVAVAQGDLLDIDSLRSAFSGISTLFLLNAVVPDEFTQALTALNLAREAGIERIVYLSVIHSDRYANVPHFAGKFAVERMIEQMGLNATILRPAYFMNNDVTIKDVVTGYGVYPMPIGGKGLAMIDARDIGEIAAIELIRRERAATPLPLDRLNLVGPDTLTGADAAAIWTGVLGRPIAYPGDDTAGFEQSLRRFMPSWMAFDMRLMSERFLTEGMLPEAGDVARLTTLLGRSLRSYRDFAAEIAASA from the coding sequence ATGACCATCCTCGTTACCGGTGCCACCGGCACCGTCGGCCGCCACGTTGTCGAACAGCTCACCCAGCGCGGGGCCGATGTGCGCGCGCTCGTGCGCGATCCCGCCAAGGCTCACTTCCCGGTGGGCGTCGCCGTGGCGCAGGGCGACCTGCTCGACATCGACTCGCTGCGGAGCGCCTTCTCGGGCATCTCCACGCTCTTTTTGCTCAACGCCGTGGTTCCTGACGAATTCACCCAGGCCCTGACCGCGCTCAACCTCGCCCGCGAGGCTGGCATCGAGCGGATCGTCTACCTGTCGGTGATCCACAGCGACCGTTACGCGAACGTGCCGCACTTCGCGGGTAAGTTCGCCGTCGAGCGCATGATCGAGCAGATGGGCCTCAACGCCACCATCCTGCGTCCCGCTTACTTCATGAACAACGATGTCACGATCAAGGACGTGGTGACCGGATACGGCGTCTACCCGATGCCGATCGGCGGCAAAGGCCTCGCCATGATCGACGCGCGCGACATCGGCGAGATCGCGGCCATCGAGCTGATCCGCCGGGAGCGGGCAGCGACCCCGCTTCCCCTCGACCGGCTCAACCTCGTTGGCCCCGACACGCTGACCGGTGCGGATGCCGCGGCCATCTGGACGGGGGTCCTGGGGCGCCCGATCGCCTATCCGGGCGATGACACCGCCGGGTTCGAGCAGAGCCTCCGGCGGTTCATGCCGAGCTGGATGGCGTTCGACATGCGCCTGATGAGCGAGCGCTTCCTCACCGAAGGCATGCTCCCCGAGGCTGGCGACGTCGCGCGTCTCACCACGCTCCTGGGGCGCTCCCTGCGTTCTTACCGCGACTTCGCCGCCGAGATCGCGGCTTCGGCCTGA
- a CDS encoding SRPBCC family protein, with amino-acid sequence MIYSTATVPVNPEGETQLTRAQAWEGLVLKARDARLFLPPGLCTRCDVVEEGASHIVREATIAGADLREIITFEPQSKVTFFQATGPREGAIINELFEAADGTLQLRFYCYLGLRGKEPNGPEERAEQEWMNGDKGYRSALLSTLKRTRELLAEGRL; translated from the coding sequence ATGATCTATTCGACTGCCACCGTCCCAGTGAACCCGGAAGGCGAGACCCAGCTGACCCGCGCACAGGCATGGGAGGGCCTGGTTCTCAAGGCCCGCGACGCACGCCTGTTTCTCCCGCCCGGGCTCTGCACCCGTTGCGACGTCGTCGAGGAGGGCGCTTCTCACATCGTGCGTGAAGCCACGATTGCAGGAGCCGATCTGCGCGAGATCATCACGTTCGAGCCGCAGAGCAAGGTCACTTTTTTCCAGGCCACCGGTCCGCGCGAGGGCGCGATCATCAACGAGCTGTTCGAGGCCGCCGACGGCACGCTCCAGCTCCGCTTCTACTGCTACCTCGGCCTGCGCGGCAAAGAGCCGAACGGCCCCGAGGAGCGGGCCGAGCAGGAGTGGATGAATGGCGACAAGGGATACAGGAGCGCCTTGCTGTCAACGCTGAAGCGGACGCGCGAACTCCTCGCGGAGGGCCGGCTCTGA
- a CDS encoding FAD-binding protein yields MPHHTNWSRNVEYSAARFHRPGSLDEVREIVAKAKAVRALGSRHSFNTIADTPGDLISLEAFNPEAVIDREARTVTASGGIRYGELGARLQAEGFALANLASLPHISVAGAIATATHGSGCANRSLASAVAGLTLVTASGETLALTRASPDFAGAVVGLGALGIVTSVTLDIEPAFTVAVSVHEELAWDTLLNHFDAITGAAYSVSLFTNWARDTIDQVWLKQRSPGALPIEGQSFHGAVPARVRRHPLLGVSPEACTEQLGIAGHWIDRLPHFRLDFTPSRGDELQSEYILPRAHAAEAIQAVRALASRIAPLLHIAEIRTIAADDLWLSMAYHEASVGFHFTWKRLQPEVEALLPALEGALAPFRARPHWGKLFHAQAGHIATLYEKLPAFVSLAERLDPGHKFRNAFLTRHVFGG; encoded by the coding sequence GTGCCTCACCACACCAACTGGTCCCGCAACGTCGAATACTCGGCAGCCCGTTTTCACCGGCCTGGCTCGCTCGACGAGGTGAGGGAGATTGTCGCCAAGGCGAAGGCCGTCCGCGCTCTCGGGTCACGGCACTCGTTCAACACCATCGCGGACACGCCGGGCGACCTGATCTCCCTGGAGGCGTTCAACCCAGAAGCCGTGATCGACCGCGAAGCCCGGACGGTCACCGCCAGTGGCGGCATCCGCTACGGCGAGCTTGGCGCCCGGCTCCAGGCAGAGGGATTCGCCCTGGCGAACCTCGCGTCGCTTCCGCACATCTCGGTGGCCGGTGCCATTGCGACCGCGACGCATGGCTCTGGATGCGCGAACCGGAGCCTGGCGTCAGCGGTCGCGGGGCTCACGCTTGTCACGGCCAGCGGCGAGACGCTCGCGCTGACCCGGGCGAGCCCAGACTTCGCGGGAGCCGTCGTCGGTCTGGGGGCCCTGGGCATCGTTACCTCGGTCACCCTCGATATCGAGCCGGCGTTCACCGTCGCGGTCAGCGTCCACGAGGAGCTCGCCTGGGACACCCTGTTGAACCACTTCGACGCGATCACCGGTGCCGCCTACAGCGTGAGCCTGTTCACGAACTGGGCACGGGACACGATCGATCAGGTCTGGCTCAAGCAGCGTTCCCCGGGGGCGCTGCCCATCGAGGGCCAGAGCTTCCACGGCGCCGTGCCTGCCCGGGTGCGGCGGCATCCCCTGCTTGGCGTCTCACCCGAGGCCTGCACCGAACAACTCGGCATCGCCGGGCACTGGATCGACAGGCTGCCCCACTTCCGTCTCGACTTCACCCCGAGCCGGGGCGACGAACTCCAGTCCGAATACATCCTGCCCAGGGCCCACGCGGCCGAGGCCATCCAGGCCGTGCGCGCGCTGGCCAGCCGCATCGCGCCGCTCCTGCACATCGCGGAGATCCGGACGATCGCCGCCGACGATCTCTGGCTCAGCATGGCGTACCACGAGGCCAGCGTCGGTTTCCACTTCACGTGGAAGCGCCTGCAACCCGAGGTGGAGGCCCTGCTTCCCGCCCTCGAAGGAGCGCTCGCGCCGTTCAGGGCCCGGCCCCACTGGGGCAAGCTGTTCCATGCCCAGGCCGGGCACATCGCGACCCTCTACGAGAAGCTGCCGGCCTTCGTTTCGCTGGCCGAGCGGCTGGATCCAGGCCACAAGTTCCGCAATGCTTTTCTCACCCGCCATGTCTTCGGCGGCTGA
- a CDS encoding ABC transporter ATP-binding protein: MTTPLPPIISVSGLTKTYASGLHALKNIDLEIRKGEIFALLGPNGAGKTTLINIICGIVTPSSGKIVADGHDVLREYRAARSKIGLVPQELVTDAFETVWATTSFSRGLFGKAPHPSYIEKVLRDLSLWDKKDAKIMTLSGGMKRRVMIAKALSHEPEILFLDEPTAGVDVGLRRDMWEQVRGLREKGVTIILTTHYIEEAEQMADRIGVISQGALILVEDKTSLMKKLGKKQLTLNLQTPLTALPAGLAEWPLTLKAGGHELEYVFDANEERTGVPSLLRRLSELDIGFRDLNTRQSSLEDIFVGLVKERTAS, encoded by the coding sequence ATGACCACCCCCCTGCCACCCATCATCTCCGTCTCCGGCCTGACCAAGACCTATGCGTCAGGGCTTCATGCGCTGAAGAACATCGATCTGGAGATCCGCAAGGGCGAGATCTTCGCCCTGCTGGGCCCCAATGGGGCTGGAAAGACGACGCTGATCAACATCATCTGCGGCATCGTCACCCCCAGCTCGGGAAAGATCGTCGCCGACGGGCACGACGTGCTCCGGGAGTACCGCGCCGCGCGGTCCAAGATCGGGCTGGTGCCGCAGGAGCTGGTCACCGACGCCTTCGAGACCGTGTGGGCGACGACCTCCTTCAGCCGCGGTCTGTTCGGCAAGGCGCCCCATCCGTCTTACATCGAGAAGGTGCTCCGGGACCTCTCCCTGTGGGACAAGAAGGACGCCAAGATCATGACGCTGTCGGGCGGCATGAAGCGGCGGGTGATGATCGCCAAGGCGCTGAGCCACGAGCCGGAGATCCTCTTCCTCGACGAGCCGACCGCCGGTGTGGACGTGGGGCTGCGCCGGGACATGTGGGAGCAGGTCCGGGGCCTGCGCGAGAAGGGTGTGACCATCATCCTGACCACCCACTACATCGAGGAGGCCGAGCAGATGGCCGACCGGATAGGGGTCATTTCCCAAGGGGCGCTCATCCTCGTCGAGGACAAGACCAGCCTGATGAAGAAGCTGGGCAAGAAGCAGCTCACCCTGAACCTCCAGACGCCGCTGACGGCCCTCCCGGCCGGGCTGGCCGAGTGGCCGCTCACGCTGAAGGCCGGCGGCCATGAGCTGGAGTACGTCTTCGACGCGAACGAGGAACGGACGGGTGTGCCGAGCCTCCTGCGGCGGTTGAGCGAGCTGGACATCGGGTTCAGGGATTTGAACACACGCCAGAGCTCGCTCGAGGACATCTTCGTGGGCCTGGTCAAGGAGCGCACCGCATCATGA
- a CDS encoding ABC transporter permease: MSMTFNGHGVWAIYRFEMARALRTLVQSVVTPVITTSLYFVVFGSAIGQSMKQVDGVPYGAFIVPGLIMLSLFTQSLFNASFGIYFPKFTGTIYELLSAPVSYLEIVIAYVGAAATKSAVLGLIILATAAMFVPIHILHPLWMIAFLVLTAVTFSLFGFIIGVWANSFEQLQFIPMLIVTPLTFLGGAFYSIDMLPPVWRTVTLFNPVVYLISGFRWSFYGTADVAVEVSLLMTLGFFLLCLVVVGWIFKTGYRLKN, from the coding sequence ATGAGCATGACCTTCAACGGCCATGGCGTTTGGGCCATCTACCGGTTCGAGATGGCACGGGCGCTGCGCACCCTGGTGCAGAGCGTGGTGACCCCGGTCATCACCACCTCGCTCTATTTCGTGGTCTTCGGCTCGGCGATCGGCCAGTCGATGAAGCAGGTGGACGGCGTGCCCTACGGCGCCTTCATCGTGCCCGGCCTGATCATGCTCAGCCTGTTCACCCAGAGCCTGTTCAACGCCAGCTTCGGCATCTACTTCCCCAAGTTCACCGGAACGATCTACGAGCTGCTGTCCGCGCCGGTGAGCTACCTGGAGATCGTCATCGCCTACGTCGGGGCAGCCGCGACCAAGTCAGCGGTCCTGGGGTTGATCATCCTGGCCACGGCGGCGATGTTCGTGCCCATCCACATCCTCCACCCGCTGTGGATGATCGCCTTCCTGGTGCTGACGGCGGTGACCTTCAGCCTGTTCGGCTTCATCATCGGCGTCTGGGCCAACAGCTTCGAGCAGCTACAGTTCATCCCCATGCTGATCGTGACGCCGCTGACGTTCCTGGGCGGCGCGTTCTACTCCATCGACATGCTGCCGCCCGTCTGGCGCACGGTGACCCTGTTCAACCCGGTGGTCTATCTGATCTCGGGCTTCCGCTGGAGCTTCTACGGGACGGCGGACGTGGCGGTGGAGGTGAGCCTCCTCATGACGCTGGGCTTCTTCCTGCTGTGCCTGGTGGTGGTGGGGTGGATCTTCAAGACGGGCTACCGGTTGAAGAACTAG
- a CDS encoding M1 family aminopeptidase — protein MDAPAHRATLALSLLLPAGWQAVANGQPVRVEPRPDGRVRHRWSLALPMPSYLYGFAAGRLREVIDDSAAPHLRFLAPGSFSEAQLRRIFQDTRAMLAFYAERAGMPYPLPVYSQVLVSGPAAQEMAGFAVMGQGFGQRVLQDPGKGWLAAHELSHQWWGNAVTNQDWTEFWLNKGVASFMNAAWFEQRDGRARYDALIEASRTKYEAVRAAGHDKPLVFPNWDHPTADDRSLVYDKGALVVHELRMLLGEEAFWRGLKAYTQAHWGRSVRSADFRQAMQAETSQDLGGFFARWVDGGTTR, from the coding sequence GTGGATGCGCCCGCCCATCGCGCGACGCTGGCACTCAGCCTGCTGCTGCCTGCCGGCTGGCAGGCGGTGGCCAACGGGCAGCCGGTGCGCGTCGAGCCACGGCCGGACGGGCGCGTGCGGCACCGCTGGTCGCTCGCGCTACCGATGCCCAGCTACCTCTACGGCTTCGCCGCCGGGAGGCTGCGCGAGGTGATCGACGACAGCGCCGCGCCCCACCTGCGCTTCCTCGCGCCCGGCAGCTTCAGCGAGGCGCAGCTGCGCCGCATCTTCCAAGACACCCGCGCCATGCTGGCCTTCTACGCCGAGCGCGCCGGCATGCCCTACCCATTGCCGGTCTACAGCCAGGTGCTGGTGAGCGGCCCGGCGGCTCAGGAGATGGCCGGCTTCGCGGTCATGGGCCAGGGCTTCGGCCAGCGCGTGCTTCAGGACCCGGGCAAGGGCTGGCTGGCCGCACACGAGCTGTCTCACCAGTGGTGGGGCAACGCGGTGACCAACCAGGACTGGACCGAGTTCTGGCTCAACAAGGGGGTGGCGAGCTTCATGAACGCGGCCTGGTTCGAGCAGCGCGATGGCCGCGCTCGCTACGATGCCCTCATCGAGGCCTCGCGCACCAAGTACGAGGCCGTGCGCGCCGCAGGCCATGACAAGCCGCTGGTCTTCCCCAACTGGGACCACCCGACCGCGGATGACCGCTCGCTGGTCTACGACAAGGGCGCGCTCGTGGTGCACGAGCTGCGCATGCTGCTGGGCGAGGAGGCCTTCTGGCGCGGCCTGAAGGCCTACACGCAGGCCCACTGGGGCCGCTCGGTGCGCTCGGCTGACTTCCGGCAGGCCATGCAGGCCGAGACCTCGCAGGACCTGGGAGGCTTCTTCGCGCGCTGGGTCGACGGCGGCACGACGCGCTGA
- a CDS encoding SMP-30/gluconolactonase/LRE family protein: MAVTLACLSAAGCSDEEEPLPPPSRTGVMEIVLPGNDFYPEGIAAAADNTFYIGSVMTGQIIQVKPGSAQAEDFVAPKAIVSGVVGLHVQRDQKYLWLCSNVYGTTDAPQLIAVDRQTAQAVHRHTFPVEGNSGAGFCNEITEDSAGNLYASDSVLGRIIRVKADRREHDESAEVFIRATELAPQQGQFGLNGLAYDGQSSLYTVKTVEGTLFRIPITASGAAGALQAIPLDKALLGADGLQYMNGRGLIVAEQYGKAVSHIALADNRGTVTRIQEGLDEPSSLVIAEESAWVSEGQLSALTVPNAPPAELPFKVRRVPLPK; this comes from the coding sequence ATGGCAGTGACCCTGGCGTGCCTGAGCGCCGCGGGGTGCTCGGACGAGGAGGAGCCCCTCCCGCCTCCTTCGCGCACGGGGGTGATGGAGATTGTCCTGCCAGGCAATGACTTCTACCCGGAGGGCATCGCGGCCGCCGCGGACAACACCTTCTACATCGGCAGCGTGATGACGGGGCAGATCATCCAGGTGAAGCCGGGCAGCGCGCAGGCCGAGGACTTCGTCGCGCCGAAGGCCATCGTGAGCGGCGTGGTGGGCCTGCACGTGCAGCGGGACCAGAAGTACCTGTGGCTGTGCAGCAACGTGTACGGCACCACGGATGCGCCGCAGCTCATCGCCGTGGACCGGCAGACGGCCCAGGCGGTCCACCGGCACACCTTCCCGGTGGAAGGCAACTCCGGGGCGGGGTTCTGCAACGAAATCACCGAGGACTCGGCCGGCAACCTGTACGCGAGCGACTCCGTGCTCGGGCGCATCATCCGCGTGAAGGCGGACCGGCGAGAGCACGATGAGTCCGCCGAGGTGTTCATCCGCGCCACCGAGCTGGCGCCGCAACAAGGGCAGTTCGGCCTCAACGGGCTCGCCTACGATGGGCAGTCCTCGCTGTACACCGTCAAGACGGTCGAAGGGACGCTCTTCCGCATCCCCATCACGGCGTCTGGGGCCGCGGGAGCCTTGCAGGCCATCCCGCTGGACAAGGCGCTCCTGGGCGCGGATGGGCTGCAATACATGAACGGCCGGGGGCTCATCGTCGCCGAGCAGTACGGCAAGGCGGTGTCACACATCGCGCTCGCGGACAACCGGGGCACGGTGACGCGGATCCAAGAGGGGCTGGACGAGCCCTCTTCGCTGGTGATCGCCGAGGAGAGCGCCTGGGTGTCCGAGGGACAGCTCTCGGCCCTCACCGTCCCCAACGCCCCGCCCGCGGAGCTGCCCTTCAAGGTCCGCCGCGTTCCACTGCCGAAGTAG
- a CDS encoding helix-turn-helix transcriptional regulator, with protein sequence MHVHARWELGLLQEGVVTTETESGLYTQEAGPTGALFFVPPHTLHAASSDPRHLPVLSGLRLETAVLERAIEGTSRHPRPLPIEVTAFADARAAHSLLRFHQRFWEGATPLEWETWLVEAMVDVFLRRAGSPALYPLGSEVRAVRRAREYLHANAPEGVSLEDLASAVGLSKFHLARVFARDTGLPPHAYQQRLRLWRALPLLRQGVPAGEVAYSLGFADQAHFARSFKASYGMTPRRYARSA encoded by the coding sequence ATGCACGTGCACGCCCGGTGGGAGCTCGGCCTGCTCCAAGAGGGCGTGGTCACCACGGAGACGGAGTCCGGGCTGTACACCCAGGAGGCGGGCCCCACGGGTGCCCTCTTCTTCGTGCCGCCCCACACGCTCCACGCGGCCTCCAGCGATCCGCGCCACCTGCCCGTGTTGAGCGGGCTCCGTCTGGAGACCGCCGTGCTGGAGCGCGCCATCGAAGGCACCTCCCGCCATCCGAGGCCCCTGCCCATCGAAGTTACCGCCTTCGCGGATGCGCGCGCCGCGCACAGCCTGCTGCGCTTCCATCAACGCTTCTGGGAGGGCGCCACCCCACTCGAGTGGGAAACATGGCTCGTGGAGGCCATGGTGGACGTCTTCTTGCGGCGCGCCGGGAGCCCCGCCCTGTACCCCCTGGGCTCCGAGGTGCGCGCGGTCCGCCGCGCCCGCGAGTACCTGCACGCCAACGCTCCGGAGGGAGTGTCCCTGGAGGACCTGGCGAGCGCCGTGGGCCTGAGCAAGTTCCACCTCGCGCGGGTCTTCGCCCGGGACACCGGGCTGCCTCCGCACGCCTACCAGCAACGCCTGCGCCTGTGGCGCGCGCTGCCGCTGCTGCGCCAGGGAGTGCCCGCGGGGGAGGTGGCCTACTCGCTGGGGTTCGCGGACCAAGCCCACTTCGCCCGGAGCTTCAAGGCCTCCTATGGGATGACCCCCCGCCGCTACGCCCGGAGCGCCTGA